A region of Clostridium acetobutylicum ATCC 824 DNA encodes the following proteins:
- the murJ gene encoding murein biosynthesis integral membrane protein MurJ, with translation MAKDKRISLLKVTSMVIIINLLSKITGFIRDFITASKFGTSVSADAFSMSSVVPNIIFAILGAAIVNTFVPIFNDVIVNKGEKRAFKFSNNVITVLTLLSIILTLLGEIFCPQFVKLIAPDFHGYKYLLTIKLTRIFLLIIIVNTWVFLSTAILQAKEHFLIPSLIGIPYNLLVIVYLLFFSSKYGVLGLTEVIVFAMFVQFLIHVPSLARMKYRYKPEFNISDGYLKSMVVLLIPILLGTSVQQITSLFNGRFSSSLETGSVAALSYASRLNSLVMDIFVISIVTVIYPKMTKLSSENKIGELIESFNISIRSITIILFPIITIILIESVPIVKILFQRDAFGNKSTLMTSTALFYYIIGIIAAGLREVLCRMFYALKDTRTPMINSAITVLVNVVLAYYLKDVLRLGGIALASSIAAYVSSILLFIKLNSKLKNINYRKTIGVTIKVIFASIGMGIFLKVLYQIVGQALLKKAIIIEIIGFGGITLIALLIYMLILYLMKVEEINMVSAFLYKKIKRG, from the coding sequence ATGGCTAAAGATAAGAGGATATCCCTGTTAAAGGTTACTTCAATGGTTATTATAATAAACTTATTATCTAAGATAACAGGGTTTATTAGAGATTTTATTACAGCGTCTAAGTTTGGTACGAGTGTATCTGCTGATGCTTTTTCAATGTCTTCTGTTGTTCCGAATATAATATTTGCTATACTTGGAGCAGCTATCGTAAATACTTTTGTACCTATATTTAATGATGTTATTGTAAATAAGGGAGAAAAAAGGGCTTTTAAGTTTTCTAATAATGTTATAACTGTATTGACTTTATTGTCAATAATTTTAACTTTGCTGGGAGAGATATTTTGTCCGCAATTTGTTAAATTGATAGCACCGGATTTTCATGGCTATAAGTACTTATTGACAATAAAGTTAACAAGAATATTTTTATTGATAATCATAGTAAATACTTGGGTATTTTTATCTACTGCTATATTGCAGGCAAAGGAACATTTTTTAATACCCTCTTTAATAGGAATTCCATATAATTTATTAGTAATTGTGTATTTGCTATTTTTTAGTTCTAAATATGGTGTTTTGGGATTAACTGAAGTTATTGTATTTGCTATGTTTGTTCAATTTTTAATTCATGTGCCTTCTTTAGCACGTATGAAATATAGATACAAACCTGAGTTTAATATTTCCGATGGATATTTAAAAAGTATGGTTGTCTTACTAATTCCAATATTACTAGGGACAAGCGTTCAGCAGATTACATCTCTTTTTAATGGGAGATTTTCATCATCACTTGAAACCGGGAGCGTTGCAGCTTTAAGTTATGCATCTAGACTTAATTCGTTAGTTATGGACATATTTGTTATATCAATAGTTACAGTTATATATCCAAAAATGACAAAGCTATCCTCAGAAAACAAAATAGGAGAATTAATTGAAAGCTTTAATATTTCTATAAGATCAATAACTATAATTTTGTTTCCTATAATAACAATAATATTAATTGAAAGTGTGCCCATAGTAAAAATATTGTTTCAGAGAGATGCATTTGGAAATAAATCAACGTTGATGACTTCAACAGCCTTATTTTATTATATTATAGGTATCATTGCAGCTGGACTTAGAGAAGTTTTATGTAGGATGTTTTATGCACTAAAGGATACTAGAACGCCAATGATAAACTCCGCAATTACTGTGCTTGTAAATGTAGTTTTGGCATACTATTTAAAAGATGTTTTAAGACTTGGAGGTATTGCTTTAGCATCATCAATAGCTGCTTATGTATCTAGTATTTTACTTTTTATAAAGCTAAACTCAAAGCTTAAAAATATTAATTATAGAAAAACAATAGGTGTCACCATAAAGGTTATTTTTGCGTCAATAGGCATGGGAATATTCTTAAAGGTACTCTATCAGATAGTAGGACAAGCTTTGCTTAAGAAAGCAATAATAATTGAGATTATTGGATTTGGTGGAATTACTCTAATAGCGCTATTAATATACATGCTGATTTTATACTTAATGAAGGTAGAGGAAATAAATATGGTATCAGCATTTTTATATAAAAAAATTAAAAGAGGTTAA
- a CDS encoding O-antigen ligase family protein: protein MVLTKKYDKLGHILLNVFIVFCTFEVFIKGVLTLQQESSSGVNAIKIGILLFMIFAIVLKGKIKGMTTKIKGIMFIYLVFFIVLGLKILSINQMSDITGWLSDNNNLNYIFSFVCFIIILNIDIKRESVINTLIVSSTVVMVISFIFFIKNNYYGLAAPDIIQAYSMGFLNKTRMLSIFASPNHAGLYFVMVYLIVDFRGQKNLAMLFKLYKFLLIVCIMLTLSRTAIGILLLYIIIKIIRSKNAKSVVRFGIISLMVVLIGITLWIAISKYNVYFFSASYIKADNRWIKWQVAIEYIKKYWAIGAPFNIKVQMYAYVNSAITSVEFSDNLFLEIASRFGVPLIACIFIFMIKNLRRAFNEKKITDITKILVFIISSITTGSIHFTIPMILFIVYCDKFD from the coding sequence ATGGTATTAACAAAGAAGTATGATAAATTAGGACATATACTATTGAACGTATTTATAGTGTTTTGCACATTTGAGGTTTTTATAAAAGGTGTTTTAACGCTGCAACAGGAAAGCTCTTCAGGTGTGAATGCTATTAAAATTGGTATATTACTTTTTATGATTTTTGCGATTGTACTTAAGGGAAAAATCAAAGGAATGACGACTAAAATCAAGGGAATAATGTTTATTTATTTAGTGTTTTTTATAGTGTTAGGCCTTAAAATTCTAAGCATAAATCAAATGTCTGATATTACAGGATGGCTAAGTGATAATAATAATTTAAATTATATATTTAGTTTTGTATGCTTTATTATTATTTTAAACATTGATATAAAAAGGGAAAGTGTAATAAACACGCTAATTGTATCATCAACTGTTGTAATGGTAATTTCATTTATATTCTTTATAAAAAATAATTATTATGGTTTAGCAGCTCCAGATATAATACAGGCTTATAGTATGGGGTTTCTAAATAAAACTAGAATGCTGTCAATTTTTGCATCACCAAATCATGCAGGATTGTATTTTGTTATGGTTTATTTAATAGTTGATTTTAGAGGTCAAAAGAATCTAGCGATGCTATTCAAATTATATAAGTTCTTGCTAATAGTATGCATAATGCTAACGCTTTCTAGAACAGCTATTGGAATACTCTTGTTATATATTATTATAAAAATAATACGCAGCAAAAATGCTAAAAGTGTTGTAAGGTTTGGTATAATTTCTTTAATGGTTGTGTTAATAGGTATTACTCTATGGATTGCTATAAGTAAATACAATGTTTATTTCTTTTCTGCAAGCTACATAAAAGCAGATAACAGATGGATCAAATGGCAGGTAGCAATAGAATATATAAAGAAATACTGGGCAATTGGAGCTCCATTTAACATAAAAGTACAGATGTACGCCTATGTTAATTCAGCTATAACAAGTGTAGAATTCTCAGATAACTTATTTTTAGAAATAGCCTCTAGATTTGGAGTGCCTCTTATAGCTTGTATTTTTATATTTATGATAAAAAATCTTAGAAGAGCCTTTAACGAAAAGAAAATTACAGATATAACTAAAATTTTAGTTTTTATAATAAGTTCAATAACAACTGGTTCAATACATTTTACCATTCCAATGATATTGTTCATAGTATATTGTGACAAGTTTGATTAG
- a CDS encoding glycosyltransferase family 4 protein — MNILFVSDLGSLGGGETSLFNLINEFASDNKKYNINNFLMCKTEGKLVDKCRGINVPCKVFDFKAAFKSFKFREISKAIKVIKEFLYSNNIDVIQCNEWSSAVLFSIISKVSSKNCKIIWICHGQWYKFNLIKRVLVNSLINRIISVSESVQNNLIINKLNKRKLLKQNLGIDLDRFRLGNGDKLREELHIQKEDKVLGVIARFQPIKGQKLVIEAARDIVEAGYKNYKFLLVGDSIFNNPKDSMYKNEVIEMIKEYKLQKNVLILGERNDVPDILALLDALIVPSINESFGMVVVEAFAAGCPVISTPCDGPMEIIKNGYSGVIINERNSENLKDAITDLMKEETDLEMMKINSMKESKKYDISNIAQFYCKQYALLCK; from the coding sequence ATGAATATATTATTTGTTTCAGATTTGGGAAGTTTAGGTGGAGGAGAAACTAGTTTATTTAACTTGATAAATGAGTTTGCTAGTGACAATAAAAAATATAATATAAATAATTTTCTTATGTGTAAAACAGAAGGTAAATTAGTGGATAAGTGTAGGGGGATTAATGTTCCCTGTAAGGTTTTTGATTTTAAAGCTGCCTTTAAAAGCTTTAAGTTTAGGGAAATATCTAAAGCAATTAAAGTTATTAAAGAATTTTTGTATTCAAATAATATAGATGTAATACAGTGCAATGAATGGAGTAGTGCGGTATTATTTAGCATCATAAGCAAAGTTTCAAGTAAAAATTGTAAGATTATTTGGATATGCCATGGACAATGGTATAAATTTAATCTTATAAAAAGAGTATTGGTCAATTCTCTAATTAATAGAATAATTTCTGTTTCGGAAAGTGTTCAGAACAACTTGATAATAAATAAGCTCAATAAGAGAAAGCTTTTAAAGCAGAATCTTGGTATTGATTTAGATAGGTTTAGGCTAGGAAATGGTGATAAACTTAGAGAAGAATTGCATATACAGAAGGAAGATAAAGTTTTAGGAGTTATAGCAAGATTTCAGCCAATTAAGGGGCAAAAGTTAGTTATTGAAGCAGCAAGGGATATTGTAGAGGCGGGGTACAAAAATTATAAATTTCTTTTAGTTGGAGATAGTATTTTCAATAATCCCAAGGATAGTATGTATAAAAATGAAGTAATAGAAATGATTAAGGAATATAAACTTCAGAAAAATGTTCTTATACTTGGAGAGAGAAATGATGTACCCGATATTTTAGCTCTTTTGGATGCGTTAATAGTTCCTTCAATTAATGAATCCTTTGGAATGGTAGTTGTAGAAGCATTTGCAGCAGGATGTCCAGTTATATCAACACCTTGTGATGGACCAATGGAAATAATAAAAAATGGTTACTCCGGTGTAATAATTAATGAAAGAAATAGTGAAAATTTAAAAGATGCTATAACGGACTTAATGAAGGAAGAAACTGACTTAGAAATGATGAAAATAAACAGCATGAAAGAAAGTAAAAAATATGATATAAGTAACATAGCTCAATTTTATTGCAAACAGTATGCTCTATTGTGTAAGTAG
- a CDS encoding polysaccharide pyruvyl transferase family protein produces the protein MKDEVLIYSWVGEENIGDELILKSIVRMIEKIDDRLKVNVMGTKPKVINKIHNHLGLNRISTYINWTLKSILRAILKHNIFKAILNILCSNKLIIASGGALSDWNPSSTKTIFFLIDLFYFMNRPICMMGVGAGPILHEKSKKRFYNKLKKLEVITVRDEESYELLKSIGLKNVILTSDSVFNICSIIQNKYPEKDVTEKKISFVLAKLFKDNTKELKEYKEEIIKTINRLKKENWKIKLVPFHYSEDIGFLKSINQKCNVEILNSHDMYDTIGELNNENIIVGMRYHSVIMSLVLGKKVIPLIYHPKVYSVARRFEILDIAENVGNGGNWIGSNISSERLLKNIEKLYKSDENTAKNRGKVLRIVKQNDLNNEILARFLRHSNVLEVVSYNVQRH, from the coding sequence TTGAAAGATGAAGTACTTATATACAGTTGGGTAGGAGAGGAGAATATTGGAGACGAGCTTATTCTGAAAAGTATCGTAAGAATGATAGAAAAAATAGATGACAGACTTAAGGTAAATGTCATGGGAACTAAACCTAAAGTTATAAATAAAATTCATAACCATTTGGGGCTAAATAGAATTTCAACTTACATAAATTGGACTTTAAAATCTATTTTAAGAGCAATCTTAAAGCATAATATATTTAAGGCTATTTTAAATATATTATGTTCAAATAAGCTTATAATAGCCAGTGGTGGAGCACTTTCTGATTGGAATCCTAGTTCTACTAAAACAATATTTTTCCTTATAGATTTGTTTTATTTTATGAATAGGCCAATATGTATGATGGGTGTAGGAGCTGGTCCAATACTTCATGAGAAATCAAAAAAAAGGTTTTACAATAAGTTGAAAAAATTAGAAGTTATAACTGTTAGGGATGAAGAATCTTATGAACTTTTAAAGAGTATAGGTCTTAAGAATGTTATCTTAACTAGCGATTCTGTTTTCAATATATGCAGTATAATACAAAATAAATATCCAGAGAAAGACGTAACAGAAAAAAAAATTTCATTTGTTTTGGCTAAGCTTTTTAAAGATAATACAAAGGAGCTTAAAGAATATAAAGAAGAAATTATTAAGACTATCAATAGATTAAAAAAAGAAAACTGGAAAATAAAACTGGTGCCCTTTCATTATTCTGAGGATATAGGGTTCTTAAAAAGTATAAATCAGAAATGTAATGTTGAAATCTTAAATTCACATGATATGTATGATACTATTGGAGAGCTGAATAATGAAAATATAATTGTTGGAATGAGATATCATTCTGTTATAATGTCGTTGGTGCTAGGAAAAAAGGTGATTCCTTTAATTTATCATCCTAAGGTTTATAGTGTTGCAAGACGATTTGAAATTTTAGATATAGCAGAGAATGTTGGAAATGGTGGCAATTGGATTGGCAGTAATATTAGTAGTGAAAGACTATTAAAAAATATAGAAAAGTTATATAAGAGTGATGAAAACACAGCTAAAAATAGAGGTAAGGTTCTAAGAATTGTAAAACAAAATGACTTGAACAACGAGATTTTGGCAAGGTTTTTAAGACACAGTAATGTTTTAGAAGTTGTTTCCTATAATGTTCAAAGACACTAA
- a CDS encoding glycosyltransferase gives MKILIITPSCPYPPHKSGGALIIYNLLKQNKSVGNTIDLLYYDEYDKEAEKEIRKYADSVYNKNLRVRISPLDRMLSILKGIPYGLYQYKHSLLKSYCYELQKNHYDVVFFDQFSSVLFQDMINCTNKIFFECDCVSLFFHRKYKMGQKNLIGKVYNGLQYKYYKKIEKNYYKKFNKVFFVSESDALYVKDNFKESAANIDHINLGVNIENFDSDKYDNLDLKEKSIVFTGIMNYAPNKDAVLYFYNKILPEIIKKYPDIKFYIVGKNPDSDVQSLEGKNVVVTGFVDDIAEYIAKASVYVSPLNYGTGMKNKVLEAMSMNKAIVASEVSVEGINELKDGVNIFIAKDDKQWIDKILLLLSNDSVRKDIGANGRNIVKSYYSWEKAYMKLFSR, from the coding sequence ATGAAAATTTTAATAATTACTCCAAGTTGTCCTTATCCTCCGCATAAATCAGGAGGAGCTTTGATAATTTACAATTTACTAAAGCAGAATAAAAGTGTAGGTAATACTATAGATTTGTTATATTATGATGAATACGATAAAGAGGCAGAAAAAGAAATAAGAAAGTATGCTGATAGTGTATATAATAAAAATTTACGTGTAAGAATAAGTCCTCTTGATAGAATGTTGAGTATTTTAAAAGGAATTCCATATGGGCTATATCAATACAAACATTCTTTGCTAAAAAGCTATTGTTATGAGCTTCAGAAAAATCACTATGATGTTGTATTCTTTGATCAATTTTCAAGTGTGCTTTTTCAGGATATGATAAATTGCACTAATAAAATATTTTTTGAGTGTGATTGTGTAAGCTTATTTTTCCATAGAAAGTATAAGATGGGGCAAAAAAATCTTATAGGTAAGGTATATAACGGCCTTCAATATAAATACTACAAAAAAATTGAAAAGAATTATTATAAAAAGTTTAATAAAGTTTTCTTTGTTTCTGAGAGTGATGCATTGTATGTAAAAGACAATTTCAAGGAAAGTGCAGCTAATATTGATCACATAAATTTAGGAGTTAACATAGAAAATTTCGACAGCGACAAGTATGATAATTTAGATCTAAAGGAAAAGAGCATTGTATTTACAGGAATCATGAATTATGCACCTAATAAGGATGCTGTTTTATATTTTTATAACAAGATTTTACCTGAAATAATAAAAAAATATCCTGATATAAAGTTTTATATTGTGGGAAAAAATCCAGACAGTGACGTACAGAGTTTAGAAGGAAAAAATGTTGTTGTTACAGGTTTTGTTGATGATATAGCAGAATATATCGCAAAGGCTTCAGTATATGTTTCTCCACTAAATTATGGAACGGGAATGAAGAATAAAGTACTAGAAGCTATGAGCATGAACAAGGCAATAGTAGCAAGTGAGGTTAGTGTTGAGGGAATAAATGAATTAAAAGATGGAGTAAATATATTCATTGCAAAAGATGATAAGCAGTGGATAGATAAAATATTATTGCTTTTATCAAATGATTCTGTAAGAAAAGATATTGGAGCAAATGGAAGAAATATAGTTAAATCTTATTATAGTTGGGAAAAGGCTTATATGAAATTATTCAGTAGATAA
- a CDS encoding glycosyltransferase family 4 protein — protein sequence MSLTNVLFLAEELRVGGAETYFYKIENKIDLKKINFYTAAVNGRCFDKLNNKHMYFEYEKGLFSKIKTIKKIVISKNINVIHANSLRLAIISSIVKKLYKKDLKIVYTKHNLTILEKIHTKLFSAFVNKNVDIVLAVCNKDRDNMISIGVSEEKVKVIPNSIDLKHFKFNSKYLRDAGKDFKVGMLSRLSKEKNHEFFLDIAEKADFRALIGGDGPLREEINNRIEKSNLKKKVKMLGNIENSYEFLSSVDVMLLVSTREIFPMTLLEAMAVGTIVISVDIGGIRDCVINDKTGYVIDDYQSEKFITKISDILSDYDKNKELISAARELVENSFNLDITIDELQRLYGEVGL from the coding sequence ATGAGTTTAACAAATGTATTATTTTTAGCAGAAGAGCTTAGAGTTGGTGGTGCTGAGACTTATTTTTATAAGATAGAAAATAAAATAGATTTAAAAAAAATTAATTTTTATACAGCAGCAGTTAATGGAAGATGCTTTGATAAGTTAAATAATAAACACATGTATTTTGAATACGAAAAAGGATTGTTTAGTAAGATAAAAACTATCAAAAAAATTGTTATATCAAAAAATATTAATGTGATACATGCTAATTCTTTAAGGTTAGCTATTATTTCATCAATAGTAAAAAAGCTGTACAAAAAGGATTTAAAAATAGTTTATACGAAGCATAACTTAACTATACTAGAGAAAATACACACAAAATTATTTAGTGCATTTGTTAATAAGAATGTAGACATAGTTTTAGCGGTTTGCAATAAGGATAGAGATAATATGATTTCTATAGGTGTTAGTGAAGAAAAAGTTAAAGTTATTCCTAATAGTATAGATTTAAAACATTTTAAGTTTAATTCTAAATACTTAAGAGATGCTGGAAAAGACTTTAAAGTTGGAATGTTATCTAGATTATCTAAAGAAAAGAACCACGAGTTTTTTTTGGATATAGCTGAGAAAGCTGATTTTAGGGCTCTAATTGGAGGGGACGGTCCTCTTAGAGAAGAGATTAATAATAGGATAGAAAAAAGTAATCTAAAGAAAAAAGTTAAGATGCTTGGTAACATAGAGAATTCCTACGAATTTTTGTCTAGTGTAGATGTAATGCTTTTGGTTTCAACTCGTGAAATATTTCCTATGACCTTATTAGAAGCAATGGCGGTTGGAACAATAGTTATAAGCGTTGATATCGGTGGAATTAGAGATTGCGTCATCAATGATAAAACAGGTTATGTAATAGATGATTACCAGAGTGAAAAGTTTATAACTAAGATAAGTGATATTCTTTCGGATTATGATAAAAACAAAGAGTTAATAAGTGCGGCTAGAGAATTAGTTGAAAATAGCTTTAATTTAGATATTACCATTGATGAGCTTCAAAGGTTGTATGGTGAGGTGGGATTATGA
- the gmhB gene encoding D-glycero-beta-D-manno-heptose 1,7-bisphosphate 7-phosphatase, with product MNKAVFLDRDGTINVEKNYLYKIEDFEFTEGAVEAIKLLNQNEYKVIVISNQAGVARGYYTEEAVDKLHEYIQKQLKKYDAHIDAFYYCPHHPIHGVGKYKLQCKCRKPEDGLYKRAIKDFNIDVEKSYAVGDKLSDLIPAVDNNIKSFLVMTGYGKEEVKNIKTDMRITKNLYSFVTEII from the coding sequence ATGAATAAGGCAGTTTTTCTTGATAGAGATGGGACAATAAATGTAGAGAAAAATTATCTTTATAAAATAGAAGATTTTGAATTTACAGAAGGAGCCGTAGAGGCTATAAAGCTTTTAAATCAGAATGAATATAAGGTTATAGTTATAAGTAATCAGGCTGGAGTGGCAAGAGGGTATTACACAGAAGAAGCTGTGGATAAACTTCACGAGTATATTCAAAAGCAGCTTAAAAAGTATGATGCTCATATTGATGCCTTTTATTATTGTCCACACCATCCAATTCATGGGGTTGGAAAGTACAAGCTTCAATGTAAATGTAGAAAGCCTGAGGATGGTTTATATAAGAGAGCAATAAAAGATTTCAACATAGATGTGGAAAAATCTTATGCAGTTGGGGATAAGCTTTCAGATTTAATTCCAGCTGTTGATAATAACATCAAGTCTTTTTTAGTTATGACTGGGTATGGCAAAGAGGAAGTAAAAAATATTAAAACTGATATGAGAATAACAAAAAACTTATATTCTTTTGTTACAGAAATCATATGA
- a CDS encoding D-sedoheptulose 7-phosphate isomerase: MKNFIEAQIKSSIEAKEKILKDGQYIEQIQSIVEIVIQAYKLGKKVLLCGNGGSAADSQHIAAEFVSKFRLDRKALPAIALTVNTSVLTSIGNDYSYKNIFERQVEAFGKEGDVLIGISTSGNSENITLAFKKAKEIGITTIGFLGKDGGENKNYCDFPLIVPSEDTPRVQEAHIMIGHIVCDIVEKELFGEKVDE; encoded by the coding sequence ATGAAGAACTTTATAGAGGCTCAAATAAAGTCAAGTATAGAGGCTAAGGAGAAAATTTTAAAAGACGGACAGTATATAGAACAAATTCAAAGTATTGTGGAAATTGTAATACAAGCCTATAAATTGGGGAAGAAGGTTTTGCTATGTGGAAATGGTGGAAGTGCAGCAGATTCTCAACATATAGCGGCTGAATTTGTAAGTAAGTTTAGGCTTGATAGAAAGGCACTCCCAGCAATAGCTCTAACTGTAAATACATCTGTTTTAACCTCAATAGGAAATGATTATTCCTATAAAAATATATTTGAAAGACAGGTTGAGGCATTTGGAAAAGAGGGAGATGTGCTAATAGGAATAAGTACTAGTGGTAATTCGGAAAATATAACACTAGCTTTTAAAAAAGCAAAGGAGATAGGAATAACCACTATTGGTTTTTTAGGTAAGGATGGAGGAGAAAATAAAAATTACTGTGATTTTCCTTTAATTGTACCGTCAGAGGATACTCCTAGAGTTCAAGAGGCACATATAATGATAGGACATATTGTATGTGATATTGTTGAAAAGGAATTGTTTGGAGAGAAAGTGGATGAATAA
- a CDS encoding GHMP kinase produces MIIRAKAPLRISFGGGGTDVEPYCNEYGGVVLNTTIDKYAYCSIVPNNTDSIVVNSLDFDMTVKYNCNENLVYDGKLDLVKAALKRMNINKGCEVYLQCDAPAGSGLGTSSTVVVALLGAMAKWKGVVLDQYALASIAYEVERKDLKIDGGYQDQYAAAFGGFNFMEVDGSDVVVNPLKINKGITNELQYNLLLCYTGNVHVSANIIKDQVNNYVEKKEEVVNAMHEIKALAYAMKKELLRNNLNNFGSLLHYGWEMKKKMSSRISNPQIDELYEAALKKGALGGKLLGAGGGGYLLVYCPYNKKHVVAESLEKMGGQLTDWNFDLGGMQSWVVDDSRWNYNEIAVATTEGKYKFGINTMEDIG; encoded by the coding sequence TTGATTATAAGAGCTAAAGCACCACTAAGAATAAGCTTTGGTGGAGGCGGAACTGATGTTGAGCCTTATTGCAATGAATATGGTGGGGTAGTATTAAACACAACAATAGATAAGTATGCCTACTGTTCAATAGTTCCCAATAACACTGATAGCATAGTAGTTAATTCTTTAGATTTTGATATGACGGTTAAGTATAACTGCAATGAAAATCTGGTATATGATGGTAAGCTTGATTTAGTTAAAGCTGCATTAAAAAGAATGAATATAAATAAAGGCTGTGAGGTTTACCTTCAGTGTGATGCTCCAGCAGGCTCAGGGCTCGGTACATCTTCTACAGTAGTAGTGGCGCTTTTAGGTGCTATGGCAAAATGGAAGGGTGTTGTACTTGATCAATATGCTCTAGCATCCATTGCCTATGAGGTTGAAAGAAAAGATTTGAAAATAGACGGAGGCTATCAAGATCAGTATGCCGCTGCATTTGGTGGCTTTAATTTTATGGAGGTAGACGGAAGCGATGTGGTTGTAAACCCTTTAAAAATAAATAAGGGAATAACTAATGAACTTCAATACAATCTACTTTTATGTTATACGGGAAATGTTCACGTTTCAGCTAATATCATAAAGGATCAGGTTAATAATTATGTAGAGAAAAAGGAAGAAGTAGTAAATGCTATGCACGAGATAAAGGCTTTAGCATATGCAATGAAGAAGGAGCTACTTAGAAATAATTTAAATAACTTTGGAAGTTTACTTCATTACGGTTGGGAAATGAAGAAGAAAATGAGCAGCAGAATATCAAATCCACAAATAGATGAACTATATGAAGCAGCATTAAAAAAAGGAGCTCTTGGAGGAAAGCTTTTAGGAGCTGGTGGAGGAGGATACCTTTTAGTTTATTGTCCATATAATAAAAAGCATGTTGTTGCCGAAAGTCTTGAGAAGATGGGAGGACAACTAACAGATTGGAACTTTGATTTAGGTGGAATGCAGAGCTGGGTGGTAGACGATTCTAGATGGAATTATAACGAAATTGCAGTTGCCACAACAGAGGGCAAATATAAATTTGGCATTAATACTATGGAGGATATTGGATGA
- a CDS encoding nucleotidyltransferase family protein has product MQALILVGGLGTRLRSVVKDRPKPMALVENKPFLEYLIRKLKSNGISDIILATGYMSEFIENYFKDGREFGVNIVYSKETTQLGTAGAIKNAEEYLKEEFFVLNGDTYFDVDFESAYKFHKNNKSYFTMILRETSDASRYGAVECSDDNRVVSFIEKGGISKSNYINGGIYIVKKEIFKEIEREKKVSLETEIIPKVLGEEVIYGYKCNNYFIDIGVPEDYIKFCTKVKGESGN; this is encoded by the coding sequence ATGCAGGCATTAATTTTAGTTGGTGGTTTAGGGACGAGATTGAGATCAGTTGTAAAGGATAGACCTAAACCAATGGCTTTGGTAGAAAATAAACCATTCTTGGAGTATTTAATAAGAAAGTTAAAGAGCAATGGTATAAGTGATATTATACTTGCAACTGGATATATGAGTGAATTTATAGAAAACTACTTTAAAGATGGTAGAGAATTTGGTGTTAATATTGTATATTCAAAGGAAACCACTCAGCTTGGTACAGCTGGTGCAATAAAAAACGCTGAAGAATACCTTAAAGAGGAATTTTTTGTTTTAAATGGTGATACGTACTTTGATGTTGATTTTGAATCTGCATATAAGTTTCATAAGAATAATAAAAGCTATTTCACCATGATTTTAAGAGAAACATCAGATGCATCAAGATATGGAGCTGTTGAATGTAGTGATGATAATAGAGTTGTAAGTTTCATTGAAAAGGGTGGCATATCAAAATCAAACTATATAAATGGCGGAATTTATATAGTGAAAAAAGAGATTTTTAAAGAAATTGAAAGAGAAAAAAAGGTTTCATTGGAAACTGAGATTATACCAAAAGTTTTAGGTGAGGAAGTTATATATGGCTACAAATGTAACAATTATTTTATTGATATAGGAGTGCCAGAGGATTACATCAAATTTTGTACTAAGGTAAAAGGGGAGAGTGGAAATTGA